The DNA segment CCCCAACAAAGAAGCCAACTTTGAATAGCTTCTAGTGTTTCAATTGGGTATCCCTTTGAATAAACGTAGCTAGATTGTGGGTAATTTAGCAATTGATATGGCTGTTGATAGTGTTTCAATTGCTACTGCACATAGGAAGACTTAGAGAGCAACACAACATGTTTTATTTCATAGTGTTTCAATGCATCTAATTGCTGATATTACTGCTGTAGACACCTATCCTATCACATCCACCTATATATCTTTATATAcatatttgatttgtttatcaTTTTTCTTTCCTTGTATTGGGTTAAAATACTTGTGTCTTTCCCATCTCCTTGTCATATCTTTGCACACTGCATATGCTCATATCTTTGCACACTGCATatgctcatatatatatatatatatatatatcacctaaTGGGTTAAATATGTGTAAATattctagtaactaatttctaattaatgatgcaaaaattatatatttgaattatggtCTCAAACTAcatacaatatatatttttaatatctcaTCTTTAAGAGAAAGACCAAATATTTAACacatctaattttattttaaatttattcttaataatttaatataatagaccctaatttacaattttaagtttatattaaATCTTGCTTTTACTATTCTTAGCATTTTTACCATTATTCCTGCTTAATTACGAAAATTATGTTTGGCTCCAACCGAAGACTTAACTTCACCACTGATTAAAAGATGCTTAATGTCTGGCGGTGGAAATTTGGTCTCTTTTATAGTACTTAAACTCTTTTGACTTCTATACCATTTTCACACCATGTCTTTGTTCCCATCCAATTAACTAAATGATGTCGGCTTTGTTGTTACACTCAAATGTTACTTCCATCCTCTCTCTCAAAAGTCAAAACCCCACACACAAACAGCTGGAATATCATATGCAGTGACATTAATATCCAACATTTGATAGACTTGGCATATATTATGATTAAATGGACTATGATTTGATCACaatataataagatataaattCCTAGAGACTCAAACTAAATTGCTGCATTTCACACTGACCAAAGAGGTTagctaattaaaaattttctgcAAAACTGAAACCACTGCACATGTTAAAAGCTTCATCATCACATGCACATGACATCTTCAATGGCTTCTATAAGTATTTGGTTCACCCCTAAGTCACACAGCACCTGGCATATACAACAATGGGTGTTATGAGGAGATCAAATGGTTACTCAAAGATGAATAAGGAAGACCCACAAGACATTATCCATCGACGAGCTCAGTTCTTGATCTACAAGGTGATGGATCAAGCTGATTGTAGAAGAAAACCATCGTTCCTAGGAATGAGATTGTGTAGGCTAAAGGTGAAGATTGGAGCAAGGTTGAAGAAGCTAAGGAAGTGTGGTGGCGTTTATAAGCAGGTGGTTGAtggattgaaaatttggagacgcttgtttaacaacaacaacaagaagAAGAAGCGTGGTGGTGGTGGAACCATTAATGCCACCCTTCCTCGTCCTTTGTTCACTTGATATACACATGCATACGTTGTGGTTTTCTCGATTTTGCAGTgagaaattttgattgttttcatttttttttatcaagtGTTGGACTTGGCATTATTTCTTTTTGTTGAATGCCAATATCAGggttttcagaatttatggtgaAAATAAGATTTTGTGAAAAccctttaaataaataaaaatcttaaaaaaccaataaaactACAACTTGCAACTCGCAGtcaaataacatatatttttaaaaataaattcagtCTTAACTAGATTAGTATgggtattattgtcaatgcagaaGGACGTAaattcgagtgcgctgaagcgcattattctcttatttataagTTGGGATGGGCTATGAATAGTTTTAagcaatatattaaaaaaaatcgaaacttataataaaattattaaaaaaaaaccttttattctcgaaaatatgcttcaagagttataATCCGCTGTGCATATGCCTACTAATTTGTAGCTAGCAATAACATAAGCACCTTTGAAACAAACAACAAAGTGATGTTTGGAGTAAAAAATCAAATCCATTATTTATTTGTGTAAAATTATAAggtataaatttgaatattaaattatattttaattctacttttaatttcagaAATCTAgatcttctatattttttttaatttaaaattttagggccAATTATTATCATGgttaattttttctattaaattcattgatgtaacattttaaaattaaaaaaaaattacatgttaatcatgtaacaataaaaataatattgaaaatgtttatatggatttttttttaaaaaacattgatTTGAGCTCATCATGctcgatatatatattttttgttggaATATTGTCCCTACGAAAAATTAATATTAGTATTTTGActgaaatagttaacaatattaaatatttagGCTAACTAATGATatcataaaattagaaaattgaaTTTGAAGTTTAATCATTATcttataatttaaagaaaataaaaaaacaacaagGTAAACCTAAAAGGAATAGAAATTTTGGTATCCATATCTAAGACTTTCTTCAATTATATTATCacataatattttagtaaaaatttaattatattaattatttatactaattaattatttgataaaatatagcAGTTAAATCTGGGCACCAAATTACAAAGAAAGGAGCATGGTTTGCTAAAATGAAAAGAAGGAAGAAACAAAGAAAGGGGCAAACAATTTGGCTGCCAGGTGTAAGTTGGAGGAAGA comes from the Gossypium hirsutum isolate 1008001.06 chromosome A06, Gossypium_hirsutum_v2.1, whole genome shotgun sequence genome and includes:
- the LOC107963439 gene encoding uncharacterized protein yields the protein MGVMRRSNGYSKMNKEDPQDIIHRRAQFLIYKVMDQADCRRKPSFLGMRLCRLKVKIGARLKKLRKCGGVYKQVVDGLKIWRRLFNNNNKKKKRGGGGTINATLPRPLFT